The following proteins are co-located in the Vicugna pacos chromosome 3, VicPac4, whole genome shotgun sequence genome:
- the LOC140690490 gene encoding Golgi-associated RAB2 interactor protein 6-like isoform X1 translates to MAMDSSMRLSYGSSQSCHVLPMFSSSKGKLQQQLDKGEYDLFKQMPVFESDFIQVSKRGEVIDVHNRVEMVTVGITFSSPNLTIPDVMLLARPVMSCAVNARHDKHRQGRGFKSAESLELTRLLPLSFVKLSIYNYEKQQICLKIVTGRSFYLQLCTPSDTKEDLFAHWEDLVHILRPPVEAYSGTQAEPVGDMMDIPVLDAEDKRSPAAVEFCGDVDQDQVSVRSLPMVAEPSEDTSLAYAGGEGIQQHASHTDLLRKKHSFLIPVPSEPDHVAASRAAASRATVVSARGSVNMAREEVISRRATKTAEGPRAGPSVSTMQSRSNLSAQDVGRRVSQLQAEDLTHGKKQERIHTKRATLLRSSREDKSVSKSRRSTWGGKREKRSRLFL, encoded by the exons ATGGCCATGGACAGCAGTATGAGGTTGTCCTATGGCAGCTCCCAAAGCTGCCACGTGTTACCCATGTTCAGCAGCTCCAAGGGGAAACTGCAGCAGCAGCTGGACAAGGGAGAGTATGATCTATTCAAGCAAATGCCCGTATTTGAAAGTGACTTTATCCAG GTCAGCAAGAGAGGAGAAGTGATTGATGTGCACAACAGAGTAGAAATGGTGACAGTGGGCATTACATTCAGCAGCCCCAACCTCACAATTCCTGATGTCATGCTGCTGGCAAGGCCAGTGATGAGCTGTGCTGTCAATGCCAGACATGACAAACACAGACAGGGAAGGGGCTTCAAGTCGGCAGAGAGCTTGGAGCTGACCAG GCTGCTTCCTTTGAGTTTTGTAAAGCTATCCATCTATAATTATGAGAAACAACAAATCTGCTTGAAGATTGTCACTGGTCGCTCTTTTTACCTACAACTGTGCACCCCTTCAGATACAAAAGAAGACCTGTTTGCACACTGGGAAGACCTGGTGCACATTCTGAGACCTCCGGTGGAGGCTTACAGTGGTACCCAGGCTGAACCAGTTGGCGACATGATGGACATACCTGTGCTGGACGCAGAGGATAAGCGGAGTCCAGCA GCTGTGGAGTTCTGTGGAGACGTAGACCAAGATCAGGTCAGCGTCAGGAGCCTTCCCATGGTAGCTGAGCCGTCTGAGGACACCTCTCTGGCTTATGCTGGTGGGGAAGGGATCCAACAGCATGCTTCACACACAGATTTGCTTAGGAAAAAGCACTCTTTCCTAATTCCGGTACCTTCAGAACCTGACCACGTGGCAGCATCCCGGGCGGCAGCATCTCGGGCAACAGTGGTAAGCGCTCGGGGCAGCGTGAACATGGCCCGAGAAGAGGTGATCAGCCGACGTGCCACAAAGACTGCTGAAGGTCCCAGAGCGGGGCCCTCTGTGTCCACCATGCAGAGCAGAAGCAATCTGAGTGCACAGGATGTGGGCCGGAGGGTGTCTCAACTCCAGGCCGAAGATCTTACACATGGGAAGAAACAGGAGAGGATACACACCAAAAGGGCTACCCTTCTCCGGAGTTCCAGGGAAGACAAATCGGTCTCGAAATCCCGCAGAAGCACTTGGGGAGGTAAAAGGGAGAAGAGGTCAAGGCTCTTCCTCTGA
- the LOC140690490 gene encoding Golgi-associated RAB2 interactor protein 4-like isoform X2, with protein MLPWHIDVLRKILASLGGHTGEGDVSKRGEVIDVHNRVEMVTVGITFSSPNLTIPDVMLLARPVMSCAVNARHDKHRQGRGFKSAESLELTRLLPLSFVKLSIYNYEKQQICLKIVTGRSFYLQLCTPSDTKEDLFAHWEDLVHILRPPVEAYSGTQAEPVGDMMDIPVLDAEDKRSPAAVEFCGDVDQDQVSVRSLPMVAEPSEDTSLAYAGGEGIQQHASHTDLLRKKHSFLIPVPSEPDHVAASRAAASRATVVSARGSVNMAREEVISRRATKTAEGPRAGPSVSTMQSRSNLSAQDVGRRVSQLQAEDLTHGKKQERIHTKRATLLRSSREDKSVSKSRRSTWGGKREKRSRLFL; from the exons ATGTTACCATGGCACATAGATGTGCTGAGGAAGATTCTGGCTTCTCTAGGAGGTCACACTGGAGAGGGAGAT GTCAGCAAGAGAGGAGAAGTGATTGATGTGCACAACAGAGTAGAAATGGTGACAGTGGGCATTACATTCAGCAGCCCCAACCTCACAATTCCTGATGTCATGCTGCTGGCAAGGCCAGTGATGAGCTGTGCTGTCAATGCCAGACATGACAAACACAGACAGGGAAGGGGCTTCAAGTCGGCAGAGAGCTTGGAGCTGACCAG GCTGCTTCCTTTGAGTTTTGTAAAGCTATCCATCTATAATTATGAGAAACAACAAATCTGCTTGAAGATTGTCACTGGTCGCTCTTTTTACCTACAACTGTGCACCCCTTCAGATACAAAAGAAGACCTGTTTGCACACTGGGAAGACCTGGTGCACATTCTGAGACCTCCGGTGGAGGCTTACAGTGGTACCCAGGCTGAACCAGTTGGCGACATGATGGACATACCTGTGCTGGACGCAGAGGATAAGCGGAGTCCAGCA GCTGTGGAGTTCTGTGGAGACGTAGACCAAGATCAGGTCAGCGTCAGGAGCCTTCCCATGGTAGCTGAGCCGTCTGAGGACACCTCTCTGGCTTATGCTGGTGGGGAAGGGATCCAACAGCATGCTTCACACACAGATTTGCTTAGGAAAAAGCACTCTTTCCTAATTCCGGTACCTTCAGAACCTGACCACGTGGCAGCATCCCGGGCGGCAGCATCTCGGGCAACAGTGGTAAGCGCTCGGGGCAGCGTGAACATGGCCCGAGAAGAGGTGATCAGCCGACGTGCCACAAAGACTGCTGAAGGTCCCAGAGCGGGGCCCTCTGTGTCCACCATGCAGAGCAGAAGCAATCTGAGTGCACAGGATGTGGGCCGGAGGGTGTCTCAACTCCAGGCCGAAGATCTTACACATGGGAAGAAACAGGAGAGGATACACACCAAAAGGGCTACCCTTCTCCGGAGTTCCAGGGAAGACAAATCGGTCTCGAAATCCCGCAGAAGCACTTGGGGAGGTAAAAGGGAGAAGAGGTCAAGGCTCTTCCTCTGA
- the LOC140689256 gene encoding olfactory receptor 6F1-like, which yields MNMANQTRVTEFIFLGFSGMLYLRLALFVMFLTVYLLSLMGNTLIIFIVLMDSTLQTPMYIFLGNLSFLEIWYTTATVPKLLATCVSRVVTISVSGCVAQYYFFFSMGATECIMLAVMAYDRYLAICSPLRYSLLMRLPVCLRFAAGSWVGGFVAPLLPTILISYLDFCGPQKINHFFCDSDPIFKLSCSDTFLVEALGYTCSSVVILSSFLLTMSSYGHIVVTIIRLSSREARKKTFSTCASHLTVVTIYYGTIIFAYVRPPAKYNFTMGKVVSVIYCVVTPLVNPLVYTLRNKDVKKAFRKVLTRKTLLLTKSTQEI from the coding sequence ATGAATATGGCAAACCAAACAAGAGTGACAGAGTTCATCTTCCTGGGGTTTTCTGGCATGCTGTATCTGCGGCTTGCGTTATTTGTGATGTTTCTCACTGTATATCTGCTCTCCCTCATGGGAAACACCCTCATCATTTTCATCGTTCTGATGGACTCCACTCTCCAAACACCCATGTACATTTTCTTAGGAAATCTGTCCTTCCTAGAGATCTGGTACACCACAGCCACAGTGCCTAAGTTGCTGGCCACCTGTGTCTCGCGGGTGGTCACCATCTCTGTTTCTGGCTGTGTGGCCCAATATTACTTCTTTTTCTCTATGGGAGCTACGGAGTGCATCATGCTGGCTGTGATGGCCTATGACCGGTACCTGGCCATCTGCAGCCCTCTGAGGTACTCACTCCTCATGCGTCTTCCCGTGTGCCTGCGGTTTGCAGCTGGATCTTGGGTTGGGGGCTTCGTTGCCCCCCTCCTACCTACCATACTCATCTCTTACCTAGACTTTTGTGGACCCCAGAAGATCAATCATTTCTTCTGTGActcagacccaatttttaaactCTCTTGCTCAGATACATTCTTGGTGGAGGCCTTGGGCTATACGTGTAGTTCTGTTGTGATTCTAAgttcttttcttctcaccatgtCCTCCTACGGGCACATCGTGGTCACAATCATCAGGCTGTCTTCCCGGGAAGCCCGGAAGAAAACTTTCTCCACCTGCGCGTCCCACCTCACCGTGGTCACCATCTACTATGGCACCATAATCTTTGCCTATGTTCGCCCTCCTGCCAAGTACAACTTCACCATGGGTAAAGTGGTCTCAGTGATCTACTGTGTGGTCACCCCATTGGTAAACCCTCTGGTATACACCCTAAGaaataaagatgtaaagaaaGCTTTCAGAAAAGTTCTAACAAGAAAGACATTGCTCTTGACCAAAAGTACGCAGGAGATTTGA
- the LOC140689260 gene encoding olfactory receptor 14L1-like → MAEKVTNVTSITEFLLMGLPDDQVLQTLYVTFFFLIYLAALMGNLLTVTLSSTDQHLQSPMYFFLKNLALNDICYISVIVPKSIVNSLTKSHSISFLGCASQIFLFIFFAGTEYALLIVMSYDRYVAICQPLYYEAIMNRGTCWQMVMAAWSSGCVYGSIHVAGTFSVRFCGPYVVHHFYCDVPSLLTLACPGEHTLEYAFVIASCTLASVCFLFLTAFYICIFSAALRIPAAQGRFKTFSTCVPHLTVVTLFLFSGNVTYLGTGYKLTASLNLFMSVLYTMVPPSLNPLIYSLRNKAVKAALGKILLLKCYQKHKYPAVLKPPGRHTK, encoded by the coding sequence ATGGCTGAGAAAGTAACAAATGTGACCAGCATAACGGAATTTTTGCTCATGGGACTCCCTGACGACCAGGTGCTACAAACACTGTATGTTACATTCTTCTTCCTGATTTACCTGGCAGCACTGATGGGCAACCTCCTTACTGTCACCCTCAGCTCCACTGACCAGCATCTCCAGTCCCCCATGTATTTCTTCCTAAAGAATTTGGCTTTGAATGATATCTGCTATATCTCCGTCATTGTGCCCAAATCCATCGTAAACTCTCTGACCAAAAGCCATTCCATCTCTTTCCTGGGATGTGCCtcccaaatttttctttttatttttttcgcTGGCACAGAGTACGCCCTCCTCATAGTCATGTCCTATGACCGCTATGTTGCCATCTGCCAGCCTCTGTACTATGAGGCCATCATGAATAGAGGCACCTGTTGGCAGATGGTGATGGCGGCATGGTCCAGTGGGTGTGTCTATGGATCCATTCACGTGGCAGGTACGTTCTCTGTCCGCTTCTGTGGGCCCTATGTAGTGCATCACTTCTATTGTGATGTCCCGTCGCTGCTCACACTTGCTTGCCCTGGAGAGCACACACTGGAATATGCATTTGTGATTGCTAGCTGTACTTTGGCCTCTGTCTGCTTCCTTTTCCTGACTGCCTTTTACATCTGTATTTTCTCAGCTGCCCTGAGAATTCCAGCAGCACAAGGCAGGTTCAAAACTTTCTCTACCTGCGTGCCACACCTCACTGTGGTGaccttgtttctcttttctggtaATGTCACTTACTTGGGGACCGGCTATAAATTGACAGCATCACTAAATCTTTTCATGTCTGTGTTATACACTATGGTACCGCCCAGCCTGAACCCTCTCATCTATAGTCTGAGGAACAAGGCTGTGAAGGCAGCCCTGGGCAAAATACTGCTGTTAAAATGTTACCAAAAACATAAATACCCTGCTGTCCTTAAGCCACCTGGCAGGCACACTAAATAA
- the LOC140690313 gene encoding olfactory receptor 14A16-like, producing MDNLTSGSTFFLMGFTDIREIQILHAMLFLLIYLAALLGNLLIILVTTKDHCLHTPMYFFLKNLSFLDLGLISITVPKSITNSLMNYNTISFLGCVSQVFFFFSLATTEVVLLTVMSYDPYVAICHPLRYNSIMSHGSCVRMAASSWLSGGLNAILHTASTFSTPMCGSPEVHQFFCDVPQLLSLACSPNPGEFVVIGLSLVFDFGCFVFIDISYIYVFSTVLRMPSREGRARAFSTCLPHLIVVTLFLSSVFFAYLHPLPKSPSLLDLLISVFYTVMPPTMNPLIYGLRNKDMKTALKKLRMTRICKLS from the coding sequence atggacaacttgACCTCTGGGAGCACATTCTTTCTTATGGGGTTTACTGACATTCGGGAGATCCAGATTTTACACGCCATGCTCTTTCTGCTAATTTACCTCGCAGCCCTACTTGGGAATCTTCTCATCATCTTAGTCACCACCAAGGACCATTGCCTTCACACCCCTATGTACTTCTTCCTGAAGAACTTGTCCTTTCTGGATCTTGGCCTCATTTCCATCACTGTCCCCAAATCCATCACGAACTCTCTGATGAATTACAAcaccatttcattccttggttgTGTCTCGCaggtgttcttctttttctccttagcTACTACAGAAGTAGTGCTCCTCACAGTCATGTCCTATGACCCCTATGTTGCCATCTGCCACCCACTCAGATACAACAGCATCATGAGCCATGGATCCTGTGTGCGGATGGCTGCCTCTTCGTGGCTCAGCGGAGGTCTCAATGCAATCCTGCATACGGCTTCGACCTTCTCCACACCCATGTGTGGGTCTCCTGAAGTCCATCAGTTCTTCTGTGATGTCCCGCAACTGCTCTCTCTCGCCTGTTCACCCAACCCTGGGGAATTCGTAGTCATCGGACTCAGCCTAGTGTTCGATTTTGGGTGTTTCGTGTTTATCGATATTTCTTACATTTACGTCTTCTCCACTGTGCTGAGGATGCCCTCCAGAGAAGGCAGGGCCAGAGCTTTCTCCACCTGCTTGCCTCACCTCATCGTTGtgactctgtttctctcttctgttttttttgcCTATTTACACCCCTTACCCAAATCTCCATCACTTTTGGACTTGCTGATTTCAGTATTCTACACTGTGATGCCACCCACCATGAACCCTCTCATCTACGGTCTGAGAAATAAGGATATGAAGACGGCCCTAAAGAAACTGAGAATGACCAGAATTTGTAAACTAAGTTAG